The following are from one region of the Bos mutus isolate GX-2022 chromosome 18, NWIPB_WYAK_1.1, whole genome shotgun sequence genome:
- the LOC102282094 gene encoding echinoderm microtubule-associated protein-like 2 isoform X2, translating to MSSFGPGKTKEVIFSMEEGSVKMFLRGRPVPMLIPEELVPTYSLDTRSELPSHRFKLDWVYGYRGRDCRANLYLLPTGEIVYFVASVAILYSVEEQRQRHYLGHNDDIKCLAVHPDMVTIATGQVAGTTKEGKPLPPHVRIWDSVSLSTLHVLGLGVFDRAVCCVGFSKSNGGNLLCAVDESNDHVLSVWDWAKETKVVDVKCSNEAVLVATFHPTDPTVLITCGKSHIYFWNLEGGSLSKRQGLFEKYEKPKYVLCVTFLEGGDVVTGDSGGNLYVWGKGGNRITQAVLGAHDGGVFGLCALRDGTLVSGGGRDRRVVLWGSDYSKLQEVEVPEDFGPVRTVAEGRGDTLYVGTTRNSILQGSVHTGFSLLVQGHMEELWGLATHPSRAQFVTCGQDKLVHLWSVESHQPLWSRTIEDPARSAGFHPSGSVLAIGTVTGRWLLLDTETHDLVAIHTDGNEQISVVSFSPDGAYLAVGSHDNLVYVYTVDQGGRKVSRLGKCSGHSSFITHLDWAQDSSCFVTNSGDYEILYWDSSTCKQITTAETVRNVEWATATCVLGFGVFGIWSEGADGTDINAVARSHDGKLLASADDFGKVHLFSYPCCQPRALSHKYGGHSSHVTNVAFLWDDSMALTTGGKDTSVLQWRVV from the exons ATGAGTAGCTTTGGACCTGG AAAAACCAAAGAAGTTATCTTCAGCATGG AGGAGGGCTCGGTGAAAATGTTCCTGAGGGGCCGCCCTGTACCCATGCTGATCCCGGAGGAGCTGGTCCCCACCTACAGCCTGGACACACGCTCTGAGCTGCCTTCGCACCGATTCAAGTTGGACTGGGT CTATGGTTACCGTGGCCGAGACTGCAGAGCCAACCTTTACCTGCTGCCCACGGGGGAGATAGTGTACTTCGTGGCCTCCGTGGCCATTCTGTACAGTGTGGAGGAGCAGAGGCAGCGGCATTACCTGGGACACAACGATGACATCAAGTG CCTGGCTGTCCACCCTGATATGGTCACCATCGCCACTGGACAGGTGGCGGGCACCACTAAGGAGGGGAAG CCGCTGCCGCCCCACGTGCGcatctgggactcagtttccctcTCCACCTTACACGTGCTAGGCCTGGGGGTGTTTGACAGAGCTgtgtgctgtgtgggcttttccaaATCT AATGGGGGCAACCTCCTGTGTGCGGTAGATGAATCCAACGATCACGTGCTCTCCGTGTGGGACTGGGCCAAGGAGACCAAGGTGGTGGATGTCAAG TGCTCCAATGAGGCCGTGCTGGTGGCTACCTTCCACCCCACGGATCCCACCGTGCTCATCACCTGTGGGAAATCCCACATTTACTTTTGGAACCTGGAGGGGGGCAGCCTGAGCAAGCGGCAGGGCCTCTTTGAG AAATATGAGAAACCGAAGTACGTGCTGTGTGTGACCTTTTTGGAGGGTGGCGATGTGGTCACCGGAGACTCTGGGGGGAACCTCTATGTCTGGGGCAAAG GAGGGAACCGAATCACACAGGCAGTGCTGGGTGCCCACGATGGCGGCGTGTTTGGGCTCTGCGCCCTGCGGGACGGGACGCTGGTGTCCGGAGGGGGCCGTGATCGGCGGGTTGTCCTCTGGGGTTCTGACTACAGCAAGCTGCAGGAGGTGGag GTCCCTGAGGACTTCGGCCCCGTGCGCACCGTGGCAGAGGGCCGGGGAGACACGCTGTACGTGGGGACCACCCGCAACTCCATCCTGCAGGGCTCTGTCCACACCGGCTTCTCGCTGCTGGTCCAG GGCCACATGGAAGAGCTGTGGGGCCTGGCCACGCACCCTAGCCGGGCACAGTTCGTGACATGCGGGCAGGATAAGCTGGTGCACCTGTGGAGTGTGGAGTCCCACCAGCCCCTGTGGAGTAGGACCATTGAG gATCCTGCCCGCTCTGCCGGCTTCCACCCCAGTGGCTCTGTCCTGGCCATCGGCACAGTGACTGGCAG ATGGCTGCTGCTGGACACGGAGACCCATGACCTGGTGGCCATCCATACCGATGGGAATGAACAGATCTCAGTGGTCAGCTTCTCTCCGG acgGGGCGTACCTGGCCGTGGGCTCCCACGACAACTTGGTGTACGTGTACACGGTGGACCAAGGCGGCCGCAAGGTCAGCCGCCTGGGCAAGTGCTCG GGCCATTCCAGTTTTATCACCCACCTGGATTGGGCCCAGGACAGCAGCTGCTTTGTCACCAACTCTGGGGACTACGAGATTCTGTACT GGGATTCATCTACCTGTAAGCAGATCACTACTGCCGAAACTGTGAGGAATGTGGAATGGGCCACAGCTACTTGTGTCTTAGGGTTTGGGGTGTTTG GGATCTGGTCCGAGGGAGCGGATGGTACTGACATCAATGCTGTGGCCCGCTCCCATGATGGGAAGTTGCTGGCTTCAGCTGATGACTTTGGCAAAGTCCACCTGTTCAGCTACCCCTGCTGTCAGCCTCGA GCCCTCAGCCACAAATATGGTGGACACAGCAGCCATGTGACAAATGTGGCCTTCTTGTGGGATGACAGTATGGCCCTGACCACGGGGGGCAAGGACACCAGTGTGCTGCAGTGGCGGGTGGTCTGA
- the LOC138991641 gene encoding echinoderm microtubule-associated protein-like 1, whose translation MEVDDRVSALEQRLQLQEDELAVLKAALADALRRLRACEEQGAALRARGTPKGRAPPRLGTTASVCQLLKGLPTRTPLNGSGPPRRVGGYATSPSSPKKEATSGRSARRYLSPERLASVRREDPRSRTTSSSSNCSAKKEGPEDDRSFHGELSIQG comes from the exons ATGGAGGTGGACGACCGCGTGTCGGCGCTGGAGCAGCGGCTTCAGCTGCAAGAAGATGAGCTGGCGGTCTTAAAGGCGGCGCTGGCTGACGCGCTGCGTCGCCTGCGGGCATGCGAAGAGCAAGGCGCAGCGCTGCGCGCGCGGGGCACCCCCAAGGGCCGGGCTCCTCCTCGCCTAGGCACCACTGCCTCCG TGTGTCAGCTCCTGAAAGGTCTTCCCACCAGGACGCCCCTCAATGGCTCGGGACCTCCGCGGCGCGTGGGCGGCTATGCCACGTCTCCATCCTCCCCCAAAAAGGAGGCGACCTCTGGGCGCAG TGCCCGGCGCTACTTGTCACCAGAGCGCCTCGCCTCGGTGCGCCGCGAGGATCCCCGCAGCCGCACCACATCCTCTAGCAGCAACTGCAGCGCCAAAAAGGAAGG ACCTGAAGACGATAGGAGTTTCCATGGGGAGCTGTCGATTCAGGGATAG
- the LOC102282094 gene encoding echinoderm microtubule-associated protein-like 2 isoform X1, with protein sequence MSSFGPGKTKEVIFSMAEEGSVKMFLRGRPVPMLIPEELVPTYSLDTRSELPSHRFKLDWVYGYRGRDCRANLYLLPTGEIVYFVASVAILYSVEEQRQRHYLGHNDDIKCLAVHPDMVTIATGQVAGTTKEGKPLPPHVRIWDSVSLSTLHVLGLGVFDRAVCCVGFSKSNGGNLLCAVDESNDHVLSVWDWAKETKVVDVKCSNEAVLVATFHPTDPTVLITCGKSHIYFWNLEGGSLSKRQGLFEKYEKPKYVLCVTFLEGGDVVTGDSGGNLYVWGKGGNRITQAVLGAHDGGVFGLCALRDGTLVSGGGRDRRVVLWGSDYSKLQEVEVPEDFGPVRTVAEGRGDTLYVGTTRNSILQGSVHTGFSLLVQGHMEELWGLATHPSRAQFVTCGQDKLVHLWSVESHQPLWSRTIEDPARSAGFHPSGSVLAIGTVTGRWLLLDTETHDLVAIHTDGNEQISVVSFSPDGAYLAVGSHDNLVYVYTVDQGGRKVSRLGKCSGHSSFITHLDWAQDSSCFVTNSGDYEILYWDSSTCKQITTAETVRNVEWATATCVLGFGVFGIWSEGADGTDINAVARSHDGKLLASADDFGKVHLFSYPCCQPRALSHKYGGHSSHVTNVAFLWDDSMALTTGGKDTSVLQWRVV encoded by the exons ATGAGTAGCTTTGGACCTGG AAAAACCAAAGAAGTTATCTTCAGCATGG CAGAGGAGGGCTCGGTGAAAATGTTCCTGAGGGGCCGCCCTGTACCCATGCTGATCCCGGAGGAGCTGGTCCCCACCTACAGCCTGGACACACGCTCTGAGCTGCCTTCGCACCGATTCAAGTTGGACTGGGT CTATGGTTACCGTGGCCGAGACTGCAGAGCCAACCTTTACCTGCTGCCCACGGGGGAGATAGTGTACTTCGTGGCCTCCGTGGCCATTCTGTACAGTGTGGAGGAGCAGAGGCAGCGGCATTACCTGGGACACAACGATGACATCAAGTG CCTGGCTGTCCACCCTGATATGGTCACCATCGCCACTGGACAGGTGGCGGGCACCACTAAGGAGGGGAAG CCGCTGCCGCCCCACGTGCGcatctgggactcagtttccctcTCCACCTTACACGTGCTAGGCCTGGGGGTGTTTGACAGAGCTgtgtgctgtgtgggcttttccaaATCT AATGGGGGCAACCTCCTGTGTGCGGTAGATGAATCCAACGATCACGTGCTCTCCGTGTGGGACTGGGCCAAGGAGACCAAGGTGGTGGATGTCAAG TGCTCCAATGAGGCCGTGCTGGTGGCTACCTTCCACCCCACGGATCCCACCGTGCTCATCACCTGTGGGAAATCCCACATTTACTTTTGGAACCTGGAGGGGGGCAGCCTGAGCAAGCGGCAGGGCCTCTTTGAG AAATATGAGAAACCGAAGTACGTGCTGTGTGTGACCTTTTTGGAGGGTGGCGATGTGGTCACCGGAGACTCTGGGGGGAACCTCTATGTCTGGGGCAAAG GAGGGAACCGAATCACACAGGCAGTGCTGGGTGCCCACGATGGCGGCGTGTTTGGGCTCTGCGCCCTGCGGGACGGGACGCTGGTGTCCGGAGGGGGCCGTGATCGGCGGGTTGTCCTCTGGGGTTCTGACTACAGCAAGCTGCAGGAGGTGGag GTCCCTGAGGACTTCGGCCCCGTGCGCACCGTGGCAGAGGGCCGGGGAGACACGCTGTACGTGGGGACCACCCGCAACTCCATCCTGCAGGGCTCTGTCCACACCGGCTTCTCGCTGCTGGTCCAG GGCCACATGGAAGAGCTGTGGGGCCTGGCCACGCACCCTAGCCGGGCACAGTTCGTGACATGCGGGCAGGATAAGCTGGTGCACCTGTGGAGTGTGGAGTCCCACCAGCCCCTGTGGAGTAGGACCATTGAG gATCCTGCCCGCTCTGCCGGCTTCCACCCCAGTGGCTCTGTCCTGGCCATCGGCACAGTGACTGGCAG ATGGCTGCTGCTGGACACGGAGACCCATGACCTGGTGGCCATCCATACCGATGGGAATGAACAGATCTCAGTGGTCAGCTTCTCTCCGG acgGGGCGTACCTGGCCGTGGGCTCCCACGACAACTTGGTGTACGTGTACACGGTGGACCAAGGCGGCCGCAAGGTCAGCCGCCTGGGCAAGTGCTCG GGCCATTCCAGTTTTATCACCCACCTGGATTGGGCCCAGGACAGCAGCTGCTTTGTCACCAACTCTGGGGACTACGAGATTCTGTACT GGGATTCATCTACCTGTAAGCAGATCACTACTGCCGAAACTGTGAGGAATGTGGAATGGGCCACAGCTACTTGTGTCTTAGGGTTTGGGGTGTTTG GGATCTGGTCCGAGGGAGCGGATGGTACTGACATCAATGCTGTGGCCCGCTCCCATGATGGGAAGTTGCTGGCTTCAGCTGATGACTTTGGCAAAGTCCACCTGTTCAGCTACCCCTGCTGTCAGCCTCGA GCCCTCAGCCACAAATATGGTGGACACAGCAGCCATGTGACAAATGTGGCCTTCTTGTGGGATGACAGTATGGCCCTGACCACGGGGGGCAAGGACACCAGTGTGCTGCAGTGGCGGGTGGTCTGA